A section of the Malus sylvestris chromosome 17, drMalSylv7.2, whole genome shotgun sequence genome encodes:
- the LOC126611042 gene encoding aquaporin NIP6-1 isoform X2, translated as MDNSDEVPSAPSTPVTPGTPGAPLFGGFKPDLRSSGIGRKSLLRSCSSCFTVDPWALEDGTLQPKVSCALPYPPVSLARKVGAEFLGTFILVFSGTATAIVNQKTQGSESLLGLAASTGLAVMIVILSTGHISGAHLNPAVTIAFAALKHFSWKHVPVYVGAQVAASVCAAFALKAIFHPIMGGGVTVPSGSWSQAFALEFMISFNLMFVVTAVATDTRAVGELAGIAVGATVMLNILIAGETTGASMNPVRTLGPAIAAKNYKAIWVYLTAPFLGALFGAGTYTAVKLPEDGDGIEKPSPRSFRR; from the exons ATGGATAATAGTGATGAAGTTCCATCAGCTCCTTCGACTCCTGTAACACCAGGGACTCCTGGTGCCCCTCTATTTGGCGGGTTCAAGCCAGATCTCAGAAGTAGTGGGATTGGTAGGAAATCCCTCCTCAGGAGCTGCAGCAGCTGCTTTACTGTTGATCCTTGGGCTTTGGAAGATGGCACATTGCAGCCTAAAGTTTCCTGTGCACTGCCTTACCCTCCTGTCTCACTTGCACGAAAG GTGGGAGCTGAATTCTTAGGCACGTTCATACTAGTATTTTCTGGGACAGCCACAGCCATAGTGAACCAAAAGACACAAGGGTCAGAGTCTCTGCTCGGCCTTGCAGCCTCCACCGGTCTCGCTGTCATGATTGTCATTCTCTCGACAGGCCACATTTCTGGGGCCCATCTCAACCCCGCAGTCACCATTGCCTTTGCTGCACTGAAACACTTCTCGTGGAAACAT GTGCCAGTATATGTGGGAGCACAAGTTGCGGCGTCAGTTTGTGCTGCGTTTGCGTTGAAGGCGATATTTCATCCAATCATGGGCGGTGGAGTGACAGTTCCTTCAGGGAGTTGGAGCCAGGCTTTTGCCTTGGAATTCATGATTAGTTTCAACCTCATGTTTGTTGTTACTGCTGTCGCCACCGACACTAGAGCA GTTGGAGAGTTGGCGGGAATCGCGGTGGGAGCAACTGTCATGCTTAACATACTCATAGCTGG GGAAACAACAGGAGCTTCAATGAACCCAGTGAGAACGTTAGGGCCAGCCATAGCtgcaaaaaattacaaagccATATGGGTCTACCTCACTGCACCATTTCTTGGGGCGCTCTTT
- the LOC126611042 gene encoding aquaporin NIP6-1 isoform X1 codes for MDNSDEVPSAPSTPVTPGTPGAPLFGGFKPDLRSSGIGRKSLLRSCSSCFTVDPWALEDGTLQPKVSCALPYPPVSLARKVGAEFLGTFILVFSGTATAIVNQKTQGSESLLGLAASTGLAVMIVILSTGHISGAHLNPAVTIAFAALKHFSWKHVPVYVGAQVAASVCAAFALKAIFHPIMGGGVTVPSGSWSQAFALEFMISFNLMFVVTAVATDTRAVGELAGIAVGATVMLNILIAGHEEIHTSGSLFIHNEETTGASMNPVRTLGPAIAAKNYKAIWVYLTAPFLGALFGAGTYTAVKLPEDGDGIEKPSPRSFRR; via the exons ATGGATAATAGTGATGAAGTTCCATCAGCTCCTTCGACTCCTGTAACACCAGGGACTCCTGGTGCCCCTCTATTTGGCGGGTTCAAGCCAGATCTCAGAAGTAGTGGGATTGGTAGGAAATCCCTCCTCAGGAGCTGCAGCAGCTGCTTTACTGTTGATCCTTGGGCTTTGGAAGATGGCACATTGCAGCCTAAAGTTTCCTGTGCACTGCCTTACCCTCCTGTCTCACTTGCACGAAAG GTGGGAGCTGAATTCTTAGGCACGTTCATACTAGTATTTTCTGGGACAGCCACAGCCATAGTGAACCAAAAGACACAAGGGTCAGAGTCTCTGCTCGGCCTTGCAGCCTCCACCGGTCTCGCTGTCATGATTGTCATTCTCTCGACAGGCCACATTTCTGGGGCCCATCTCAACCCCGCAGTCACCATTGCCTTTGCTGCACTGAAACACTTCTCGTGGAAACAT GTGCCAGTATATGTGGGAGCACAAGTTGCGGCGTCAGTTTGTGCTGCGTTTGCGTTGAAGGCGATATTTCATCCAATCATGGGCGGTGGAGTGACAGTTCCTTCAGGGAGTTGGAGCCAGGCTTTTGCCTTGGAATTCATGATTAGTTTCAACCTCATGTTTGTTGTTACTGCTGTCGCCACCGACACTAGAGCA GTTGGAGAGTTGGCGGGAATCGCGGTGGGAGCAACTGTCATGCTTAACATACTCATAGCTGG ACACGAGGAGATACACACATCGGGATCCCTGTTTATTCACAACGA GGAAACAACAGGAGCTTCAATGAACCCAGTGAGAACGTTAGGGCCAGCCATAGCtgcaaaaaattacaaagccATATGGGTCTACCTCACTGCACCATTTCTTGGGGCGCTCTTT
- the LOC126611691 gene encoding factor of DNA methylation 1-like, whose protein sequence is MDYSSEDESDISESEINDYKDKPYERLREGMYMVKCPNGALRCPFCVGKKKQDYKFKELFQHASGVAKGSANRSAKQKANHLALAIYLETDLASEADPTELPVLPTPVAHQEKEEDLYVWPWTGIIANIVSQPKDPKDLDSRYWLRRFAQFRPTEVHTLWTEEDRATCAVVYFNADWTGLGNATDFEKMFETDHHSKMDWNTRKQQPGSSIYGWCARADDYHSQGPIGEFLRKTGKLRTVSDIVQEAAQNRNDEVANLANKIELTNENLLKAQYKYNEKTMSLSRMLKEKDKLHNDFVKETKKIQDIAKHNVKRILEEQEKLNHELEYKKKKLDTWSKELNKREALTERERQKLDEDKKKNDERNNSLNLASEEQKKADASVLRLVEQQKREKEDALNKILELEKQLDAKQKLEMEIEEIKGKLEVMKHLGDQDDDAVQSKIKKMEDELGEKVDELEDLESLNQTLITKERQSNDELQEARKVLIAGLSELLSGRSHIGIKRMGDLDQKPFLKACKERYSLEEAEMQAFTQCSLWQNNLTNSEWHPFKIVTVTEQPEEIVNEEDEKLRSLKEDWGTDIYECVVTALKELNEYNPSGRYVIPELWNFKEGRKATLKEVISFVLKNIKTLKRKRK, encoded by the exons ATGGACTACAGCTCTGAAGATGAATCTGATATTAGTGAGTCCGAGATCAATGACTACAAAGATAAACCATATGAGCGATTAAGGGAGGGAATGTATATGGTAAAGTGTCCTAATGGAGCTCTCAGATGCCCATTTTGTGTGGGGAAGAAGAAGCAGGATTACAAGTTTAAGGAACTGTTCCAGCATGCGTCTGGAGTGGCTAAGGGTTCTGCTAACAGGAGTGCGAAACAGAAGGCAAATCACCTTGCCTTGGCCATCTATTTGGAGACTGATCTAGCAAGTGAAGCAGACCCAACAGAACTTCCAGTTTTGCCTACACCTGTCGCTCAccaagagaaggaagaagatcTCTACGTGTGGCCTTGGACTGGCATCATTGCAAACATAGTGAGCCAACCAAAGGACCCAAAAGATCTTGATTCTCGATACTGGTTGAGAAGGTTTGCTCAATTTAGACCTACCGAAGTTCATACATTGTGGACTGAAGAGGATCGAGCTACATGTGCTGTGGTTTACTTTAATGCAGATTGGACTGGTTTGGGGAATGCGACAGATTTTGAGAAAATGTTTGAAACAGATCATCACAGTAAAATGGATTGGAATACAAGAAAGCAACAGCCGGGCTCAAGCATCTACGGGTGGTGTGCACGTGCTGATGATTATCATTCCCAAGGGCCAATTGGGGAGTTTCTTCGCAAAACTGGAAAGTTAAGAACAGTATCCGACATTGTCCAGGAAGCAGCTCAAAACAGAAATGATGAGGTGGCCAACCTAGCCAACAAAATTGAGTTGACAAATGAAAACCTGTTGAAAGCACAGTACAAGTACAATGAGAAGACGATGTCTTTAAGTAGGATGCTTAAAGAAAAAGACAAGCTACACAATGACTTTGTTAAAG AAACGAAGAAGATACAGGACATAGCAAAACATAATGTCAAGAGAATATTAGAGGAACAAGAGAAACTGAATCATGAGTTGGAATATAAGAAAAAGAAACTTGATACCTGGAGCAAAGAATTAAACAAACGTGAAGCACTGACTGAGCGTGAGAGACAAAAACTTGATGAGGATAAGAAGAAG AATGATGAGAGAAACAATTCCCTTAATTTAGCTTCTGAGGAGCAGAAAAAGGCTGATGCGAGTGTCTTGAGGCTGGTTGAACAACAAAAG AGGGAAAAAGAGGATGCCTTAAATAAAATACTTGAGTTAGAAAAGCAGTTGGATGCTAAACAGAAGTTGGAAATGGAGATTGAAGAGATAAAAGGGAAATTAGAGGTGATGAAGCATCTTGGGGATCAAGATGATGATGCAGTTCAATCGAAGATCAAAAAAATGGAAGATGAATTGGGGGAAAAAGTTGATGAACTTGAGGATTTAGAATCACTAAATCAAACTCTAATCACCAAAGAACGCCAAAGCAATGATGAGTTACAAGAGGCTCGCAAAGTATTAATAGCA GGTTTAAGTGAATTGTTGAGTGGTCGATCTCATATTGGGATAAAGAGAATGGGTGATCTCGATCAGAAACCCTTCTTGAAAGCATGCAAGGAACGGTACTCTCTTGAGGAAGCAGAGATGCAGGCCTTCACTCAATGCTCCTTATGGCAAAATAATCTGACAAATTCAGAGTGGCATCCATTCAAGATTGTAACTGTTACTGAGCAGCCCGAG GAAATAGTCAATGAGGAAGATGAGAAACTGAGAAGTCTGAAGGAGGATTGGGGCACTGATATATATGAGTGTGTCGTGACAGCCCTGAAAGAACTCAATGAGTACAATCCAAGTGGGAGGTATGTTATCCCTGAACTGTGGAATTttaaagaaggaaggaaagccaCGTTGAAGGAGGTTATCTCTTTTGTTTTAAAGAATATAAAGACACTCAAGCGAAAGAGAAAGTGA
- the LOC126611229 gene encoding factor of DNA methylation 1 encodes MDYSSEDESDISDSEIHEYKDKPYELLREGKYKVKGPNGTLRCPFCAGKKKQDYKFNELFQHASGVAKGSALRNAKQKANHLALAIYLENDLASEGEQIQRPILPAPVAQQEKQEDLYVWPWTGIVVNIVSQPKDGKDLLDSGYWMRKFSKCKPSEVHTLWNEGDPAACAVVYFSKDWSGFGSATDFEKMFETDCQSKKDWNARKEQPGSSIYGWCARADDYHSQGQIGEFLRKTGELRTVSDIVQEAARKRNDVVASLANKIDMTNENLDELRYKYNERTLSLSRMLEEKDRLHNDFVKETRKMQQMARNNVQRILEEQEKLNYELESKKKKLDTWSKELNKREAVTERERQKLDEDKKKNDERNNSLQLASEEQKKADESVLRLVEEQKREKEDALNKILELEKQLDAKQKLEMEIEELKGKLEVMKHLGDQDDAAVQSKIKEMEDELGEKVDELEDLESLNQTLITKERQSNDELQEARKELIAGLSEMLSGRSNIGIKRMGDLDQKPFMNTCKERFTLEEAQVQASTLCSLWQDNLTNPDWHPFKVITVNEEPKEILDEEDEKLRNLREEWGNEIHECVVTALKELNDYNPSGRYVISELWNFKEGRKATLKEVISFVLKSIKTLKRKRT; translated from the exons ATGGACTACAGCTCTGAAGATGAATCTGATATTAGTGATTCCGAGATCCATGAATACAAAGATAAACCCTATGAGCTGTTGCGGGAGGGAAAATATAAAGTAAAGGGTCCTAATGGGACTCTTAGATGCCCATTTTGTGCGGGGAAGAAGAAACAAGATTACAAATTCAATGAACTCTTCCAACATGCTTCAGGGGTGGCCAAAGGTTCTGCTCTCAGAAATGCGAAACAGAAAGCCAACCACCTTGCCTTGGCAATCTACTTGGAGAATGACCTAGCCAGCGAAGGAGAACAAATACAACGTCCAATTTTACCGGCACCTGTCGCACAGCAagaaaagcaagaagatctctacgtGTGGCCTTGGACTGGCATTGTTGTAAACATAGTGAGCCAGCCAAAGGATgggaaagatcttctagattcTGGATATTGGATGAGAAAGTTTTCAAAATGTAAACCTTCAGAAGTTCATACTTTGTGGAACGAAGGCGATCCTGCTGCATGCGCTGTGGTATATTTCAGTAAAGATTGGAGTGGTTTTGGGAGTGCTACTGATTTTGAGAAGATGTTTGAGACCGACTGTCAAAGTAAAAAGGATTGGAATGCCAGAAAGGAACAGCCTGGCTCAAGCATCTATGGGTGGTGCGCGCGCGCTGATGATTATCATTCCCAAGGGCAGATAGGAGAGTTTCTTCGCAAGACAGGAGAGCTTAGAACGGTGTCTGACATTGTACAGGAAGCAGCTAGAAAAAGAAATGATGTTGTGGCAAGCCTGGCCAATAAAATTGATATGACAAATGAGAATCTGGATGAACTGCGTTACAAGTACAATGAGAGGACACTGTCCTTAAGTAGGATGCTTGAAGAGAAAGATCGGCTGCACAATGACTTTGTTAAAG AAACGAGGAAGATGCAGCAAATGGCAAGAAATAATGTTCAGAGAATTTTGGAGGAGCAAGAGAAATTGAATTATGAGCTGGAGTCTAAGAAAAAGAAACTTGATACCTGGAGCAAAGAATTAAACAAACGTGAAGCAGTGACTGAGCGTGAGAGGCAAAAACTTGACGAGGATAAAAAGAAG AATGATGAGAGAAACAATTCACTCCAATTGGCTTCCGAGGAGCAGAAAAAGGCTGATGAGAGTGTCTTGAGGCTGGTTGAAGAGCAAAAG AGAGAAAAAGAGGATGCCTTAAATAAAATACTTGAGTTAGAAAAGCAACTGGATGCTAAACAGAAGCTAGAGATGGAGATTGAAGAGTTAAAAGGGAAATTAGAGGTGATGAAGCATCTGGGGGATCAAGATGATGCTGCAGTTCAATCGAAGATAAAAGAAATGGAAGATGAATTGGGGGAAAAAGTTGATGAACTTGAGGATTTAGAATCTCTAAATCAAACTCTTATCACCAAAGAACGCCAAAGCAATGATGAGTTACAAGAAGCTCGTAAAGAATTAATAGCG GGTTTGAGTGAAATGTTGAGTGGTCGATCTAATATTGGGATAAAGAGAATGGGTGATCTTGATCAGAAGCCCTTCATGAACACATGCAAGGAACGATTCACTCTTGAGGAAGCACAGGTGCAGGCCTCCACTCTATGCTCCTTGTGGCAGGATAATCTGACAAATCCTGATTGGCATCCTTTCAAGGTTATAACAGTCAATGAAGAGCCCAAG GAAATACTTGATGAGGAAGATGAGAAGCTACGGAATCTGAGGGAGGAGTGGGGCAATGAGATACATGAGTGTGTCGTTACAGCCTtgaaagaacttaatgattacAATCCAAGTGGGAGGTATGTTATCTCTGAACTTTGGAACTttaaagaaggaaggaaagctACACTGAAGGAGGTTATCAGTTTTGTCTTAAAGAGTATTAAGACACTCAAGCGAAAGAGAACATGA
- the LOC126612357 gene encoding probable CCR4-associated factor 1 homolog 7 gives MPLLPKIDSIHIREVWNDNLEEEFALIRKIVDDYPYVAMDTEFPGIVIRPVGNFKNGYDYHYQTLKDNVDMLKLIQLGLTFSDEQGNFPSCGTDKQCIWQFNFREFNLNEDVFSSDSIELLRQSGIDFKKNNEKGIDAKRFGELLMSSGIVLNDNVHWVTFHSGYDFGYLLKLLTCQNSPQTQAGFFNLINIYFPKIYDIKHLMKFCNSLHGGLNKLAELLEVERVGICHQAGSDSLLTSCTFRKLKESFFSGSMEKYAGVLYGLGVDNGQDTF, from the coding sequence ATGCCGCTCTTACCGAAAATCGATTCGATTCATATTCGTGAGGTGTGGAACGACAATCTGGAGGAGGAATTTGCTTTGATACGCAAAATTGTCGATGATTATCCGTATGTCGCCATGGACACCGAGTTTCCGGGCATTGTTATTCGTCCGGTGGGCAATTTCAAGAACGGTTACGACTACCATTACCAGACCTTGAAGGACAACGTGGATATGCTCAAGCTGATTCAACTCGGCCTCACGTTTTCCGATGAGCAAGGGAATTTCCCCTCTTGTGGAACTGATAAACAATGCATTTGGCAGTTCAATTTTCGCGAGTTCAATCTCAATGAGGATGTATTCTCCAGTGATTCTATTGAGCTTCTGCGCCAAAGCGGCATCGATTTTAAGAAGAACAACGAAAAGGGTATTGATGCAAAGCGGTTTGGGGAGCTCCTAATGTCGTCTGGGATTGTGTTGAATGATAACGTGCATTGGGTCACCTTCCATAGCGGCTATGATTTTGGTTACTTGCTAAAGCTTTTGACCTGCCAGAACTCGCCCCAAACTCAAGCAGGGTTCTTTAATTTGATCAACATATACTTTCCGAAAATATACGATATCAAGCATCTGATGAAGTTTTGCAATAGCCTCCATGGCGGGTTGAACAAGCTTGCGGAACTGTTGGAAGTGGAGAGAGTTGGCATTTGTCACCAGGCAGGTTCGGATAGTTTGCTCACGTCCTGTACGTTCAGAAAACTGAAGGAGAGTTTCTTTAGCGGTTCGATGGAGAAGTATGCTGGTGTCTTGTATGGTTTAGGTGTGGATAATGGACAGGATACTTTCTGA